Proteins from one Mastacembelus armatus chromosome 16, fMasArm1.2, whole genome shotgun sequence genomic window:
- the LOC113136173 gene encoding lysosomal thioesterase PPT2-like: MLLIFRTRPKTSPVSSPKSVLWSVRDLTADLREMNTQRLLLLLLLVVLLLVVPLLLLWPPGVSVGRYKPVIIVHGLFDGPKELANLSNYITKVHPGTAVTVIDLYPYIFSLKPLWVQVKGFRIAIQSIMQQSPDGVHILCYSQGGLICRALLSTTPNHTVNTFISLSSPLAGQYGDTGHVPGCLKTLAYKICYNKCGQKVSVCDYWNDPHHRSRYLQGNSFLTLLNGDIPHNQMKAWRENFLRIKNLVLIGGPDDGVITPWQSSHFGFYDSNENVVEMRNQEYYKNDTFGLKTLDDRGKVSVCVQSGVEHTKWHSNYSVFMSCIEKWLT, from the exons ATGCTCCTCATCTTTAGGACCAGGCCAAAAACTTCGCCAGTATCTTCTCCTAAGTCTGTATTATGGTCAGTCAGAGATCTCACCGCGGACCTGCGAGAGATGAACACCCAAAGAttactcctgctgctgctgctggtggtgctgctgctggtggtgccATTGCTGCTGCTATGGCCCCCAGGGGTTTCTGTCGGCAGGTACAAGCCTGTCATCATCGTGCATGGCCTTTTTGATGGGCCTAAGGAGTTAGCTAATCTGTCTAATTACATAACAAAG gtgCATCCAGGCACTGCGGTGACGGTGATTGACTTGTACCCCTACATATTCAGTCTGAAGCCACTGTGGGTCCAGGTCAAAGGTTTTAGGATAGCTATCCAGTCCATCATGCAGCAGTCTCCCGATGGCGTCCACATTCTGTGCTATTCACAAG GTGGTCTAATTTGCAGAGCACTTCTTTCCACGACCCCAAACCACACTGTGAACACCTtcatttctctgtcctctccgCTGGCTGGGCAGTATGGAG ACACAGGCCACGTCCCTGGCTGCTTGAAGACGCTAGCATATAAAATCTGCTACAATAAATGTGGACAGAAAGTGTCTGTTTGCGACTACTGGAACG ATCCTCACCATAGGTCTCGGTACCTGCAAGGCAACAGCTTTCTGACATTGCTAAATGGTGACATACCTCACAACCAAATGAAAG CATGGAGGGAAAACTTCCTACGCATCAAGAATCTGGTGTTGATTGGAGGCCCAGATGATGGCGTCATCACACCATGGCAgtccag TCACTTTGGATTTTATGACAGCAACGAAAATGTTGTAGAAATGAGGAACCAGGAG TATTACAAGAACGATACGTTTGGGCTGAAGACGCTGGACGACCGTGGCAAAGTGTCggtgtgtgttcagtctggAGTGGAGCACACGAAATGGCACTCCAACTACTCGGTGTTCATGAGCTGCATAGAGAAGTGGCTCACATAA
- the dhx16 gene encoding pre-mRNA-splicing factor ATP-dependent RNA helicase DHX16 isoform X2 translates to MASLEQWVNDRLHDILGLSDRYVSQFMIGTARKASSPQDFVTRLEQTGTIDIDQSVIAFAQELFDKVPRKQVVEKPSRAMERQAIEMERKNRTYTLLEDSDSDGEVVKEKQKKKSKDKDRGNKRKHIRQKKESESSSEDEVPKRGNLSQSLKKEEEEEEWEKEERERLQDIEERDAFAERVRQKDKDKTRNIAERTDKKAYEEAQKRLKMAEDDQKNMLPELRKRSRWDYLKKREAEKLEDLEEEIKDDEYLFTTDELTDREKKELEYKRTLRDLAKDYKQAGAKEQEERKNRYYMPEEKRSKEVPQKDLELEETPMELGGEQGRWEEERLKTASLSFGAKKEREQGMKQEQEKYQLILEEDEMIDFVSSAITMKGTLSEKEKEAPALSQAELKKQSMQEVRRSLPIFPYREDLLAAIHEHQILVIEGETGSGKTTQIPQYLLEDGYTKGGMKIGCTQPRRVAAMSVAARVAQEMSVKLGNEVGYSIRFEDCTSERTVLKYMTDGMLLREFLTEPDLASYSVVIIDEAHERTLHTDILFGLIKDIARFRPDLKVLVASATLDTERFSCFFDEAPVFRIPGRRFPVDIYYTKAPEADYLEACVVSVLQIHITQSPGDILVFLTGQEEIEACCEMLQERCRRLGSKIAELVVLPIYANLPSDMQAKIFSPTPPGARKVVVATNIAETSLTIDGIIYVIDPGFCKQKSYNARTGMESLIVTPCSRASANQRAGRAGRVAAGKCFRLYTAWAFKHEMEETTVPEIQRTNLGNVVLLLKSLGINDLIHFDFMDPPPHETLVLALEQLYALGALNHLGELTKLGRRMAELPVDPMLSKMILASEQYKCSEEVLTIAAMLSVNNSIFYRPKDKVVHADNARMNFVVPGGDHLVLLNVYTQWLESGYSTQWCYENFIQFRSMRRARDVRDQLEGLMDRIEVEVVSSQGDSVPIRKEEVNLAGECISQ, encoded by the exons ATGGCCAGTCTAGAGCAGTGGGTGAATGACCGTCTCCATGATATCCTTGGGTTGAGTGACAGATATGTGTCTCAATTCATGATTGGCACTGCACGGAAAGCATCGAGTCCTCAGGACTTTGTGACTCGTCTGGAGCAGACGGGCACCATTGACATTGACCAGAGTGTGATTGCCTTTGCTCAGGAGCTGTTTGACAAG GTTCCTCGCAAGCAGGTTGTTGAAAAACCATCCCGGGCAATGGAACGACAAGCCATTGAAATGGAGAGGAAGAATCGGACATACACGTTACTGGAGGACAGCGACAGTGATGGGGAGGTTgtgaaggagaaacagaaaaagaaaagcaaagataaGGACAGAGGAAACAAGAGGAAGCACAtcagacagaagaaagagagtGAGTCATCTAGTGAGGATGAAGTACCTAAGAG GGGTAATCTCAGCCAGTCTCtcaagaaagaagaagaagaggaagagtgggaaaaggaagagagagagcgatTGCAGGACATTGAAGAGAGAGATGCATTTGCAGAGCGAGTGAGGCAGaaggacaaagacaaaacacgCAACATTGCAGAGAGGACTGACAAAAAG GCTTACGAGGAAGCTCAAAAGaggctgaaaatggctgaagaTGATCAGAAGAATATG TTGCCGGAGTTGAGGAAACGCTCTCGATGGGATTATCTAAagaagagagaagcagagaagtTGGAGGACCTGGAGGAAGAGATTAAAGACGATGAGTACCTTTTCACTACAGACGAACTGACTGATAGGGAGAAGAAGGAGCTGGAATACAAACGCACCCTTCGGGACCTGGCTAAAGATTACAAACAGGCTGGTGCCAAGgaacaggaggagaggaagaaccGATACTATATGCCggaagagaagagaagcaaG GAGGTGCCCCAAAAGGACCTGGAGCTTGAGGAAACTCCCATGGAACTTGGAGGAGAGCAAGGCCgatgggaggaggagaggctgAAGACGGCCTCCCTCAGCTTTGGGGCCAAGAAGGAGCGAGAGCAAGGGATGaagcaggagcaggagaagtACCAGCTAATCCTGGAGGAGGATGAGATGATTGATTTTGTCAGCAGTGCTATAACAATGAAGGGAACTCTGTCAGAAAAG GAAAAGGAGGCTCCAGCTCTGTCACAGGCAGAGCTAAAGAAACAATCAATGCAGGAGGTCCGACGCAGCCTGCCCATCTTCCCCTACAGAGAGGACCTGCTAGCTGCCATCCATGAGCACCAGATACTGGTCATTGAAGGAGAGACAGGCTCTGGAAAGACCACCCAGATCCCACAGTACCTGCTGGAAGAT GGCTACACCAAAGGAGGCATGAAGATTGGATGTACACAGCCTCGCAGAGTGGCAGCCATGTCAGTGGCAGCCAGGGTAGCTCAAGAAATGAGTGTCAAACTTGGTAATGAG GTGGGTTACAGTATACGTTTTGAGGACTGCACTTCAGAGAGAACCGTGCTCAAGTACATGACAGACGGCATGTTGCTTCGAGAGTTTCTCACTGAGCCGGACCTGGCCAGCTACAG TGTGGTCATCATAGATGAGGCCCATGAGCGAACTCTGCACACAGACATCCTGTTTGGTCTGATTAAGGACATCGCCAGATTCAGACCAGACCTGAAGGTGCTGGTGGCCAGTGCCACTCTGGACACAGAACgtttttcctgcttctttgACGAGGCGCCTGTCTTCCGGATCCCGGGCAGGAGGTTTCCTGTTGATATCTATTATACCAAA GCTCCCGAGGCAGACTACCTGGAGGCATGTGTGGTGTCAGTCCTCCAGATCCACATCACCCAGTCACCAGGAGACATTTTGGTTTTCCTCACTGGTCAG GAGGAGATCGAAGCGTGTTGTGAGATGCTCCAGGAGAGATGCAGACGGCTTGGATCTAAAATCGCAGAGCTGGTGGTCCTTCCCATCTATGCCAACCTGCCTTCTGACATGCAGGCAAAAATCTTCAGCCCTACTCCTCCTGGGGCCCGTAAG GTGGTGGTGGCTACCAATATAGCAGAGACCTCACTGACCATAGATGGCATCATCTACGTCATTGACCCAGGCTTCTGCAAACAGAAGAGTTACAATGCCCGCACTGGCATGGAGTCACTCATTGTCACGCCCTGCTCACGG GCTTCAGCCAACCAGAGAGCAGGCCGTGCAGGTAGAGTGGCTGCTGGGAAATGTTTCAGGCTTTACACAGCCTGGGCCTTTAAACATGAGATGGAGGAAACAACTGTGCCTGAGATTCAGAGAACCAACTTGGGAAATGTAGTCCTGCTGCTAAAGAGTCTAG GCATCAACGACCTTATTCACTTTGACTTCATGGACCCACCTCCTCATGAGACTTTGGTCTTGGCGCTGGAGCAGCTCTATGCCCTGGGAGCACTCAACCACCTGGGAGAGCTCACTAAG CTGGGTCGCAGGATGGCTGAGCTACCAGTGGACCCTATGCTGAGCAAGATGATCCTGGCCTCAGAGCA GTACAAGTGTTCAGAGGAAGTGTTGACAATAGCAGCCATGTTGTCAGTGAATAATTCTATTTTCTACCGGCCCAAAGACAAGGTGGTGCACGCTGACAATGCAAGGATGAACTTTGTGGTGCCAGGTGGAGACCACCTGGTGCTGCTCAACGTTTACACACAG TGGTTGGAGAGTGGTTACTCCACACAATGGTGCTATGAGAATTTCATCCAGTTCCGGTCCATGAGAAGAGCCCGGGACGTCAGGGACCAGCTGGAGGGTCTTATGGATCGCATTGAGGTGGAGGTGGTCAGCTCCCAGGGAGATAGTGTCCCCATTCGCAAG GAAGAGGTAAATTTGGCAGGGGAATGTATCAGTCAGTGA
- the mgat1a gene encoding alpha-1,3-mannosyl-glycoprotein 2-beta-N-acetylglucosaminyltransferase a: MLRKRSSLILCGTFLFITWNAILVLLLWGRPPAGQMEETGQKHSEVAEKPTNDLMGDLLRIADTLEAELEIQKNFLIEIQSHRTLWKASNRNRSKVIMPPEPAIPILVIACNRVTVKRCLDKLLQFRPSAELSPIIVSQDCGHAETAEVIRSYGNQVTHLKQPDLSDIAVRPEHKKFQGYYKISRHYHWALNQVFKTLSHSSVVIVEDDLEVAPDFFDYFRALLPLLKADPSLWCASAWNDNGRDGYVDPGKANLLYRTDFFPGLGWMLLREVWEELEPKWPASFWDDWMRQPEQRRNRACIRPEISRTLTFGRQGVSLGQFFDKYLRYIKLNTEFVPFTKLDLSYLKEETYRKDFDKEVYSAPVVTYEDINKGKLKGPGPFRLQYSNKESFKVLARNLGIMDDLKSGVPRTGYRGVVSFLSRGRRIYLAPPPGWSQYDPTWS; encoded by the exons ATGCTCCGCAAGAGAAGCTCACTCATTCTTTGTGGTACATTCCTGTTTATCACCTGGAATGCCATACTGGTGCTTCTGTTATGGGGCAGACCCCCAGCTGGCCAGATGGAAGAGACTGGCCAAAAGCACAGTGAAGTGGCTGAAAAGCCTACTAATGATCTGATGGGAGATCTGCTCCGAATTGCAGACACATTGGAAGCAGAgcttgaaatacagaaaaacttCCTGATTGAGATCCAGAGTCATCGAACACTGTGGAAGGCgtcaaacagaaacagatcaAAGGTTATCATGCCTCCCGAGCCTGCCATTCCTATCCTGGTTATCGCATGTAACAGGGTCACTGTGAAGCGCTGCTTGGATAAACTCCTGCAATTCCGGCCTTCAGCAGAGCTTTCCCCAATCATAGTAAGTCAAGACTGCGGACATGCCGAGACTGCTGAGGTGATTCGTTCTTATGGTAACCAAGTAACTCATCTGAAACAACCGGATCTGTCGGATATTGCTGTGCGACCAGAGCACAAGAAGTTTCAGGGTTACTATAAAATCTCCAGGCATTACCACTGGGCTCTCAACCAAGTTTTCAAAACCCTTTCTCATTCGTCTGTTGTGATTGTAGAGGATGACCTGGAG GTGGCGCCAGACTTCTTTGATTACTTCCGAGCCTTATTGCCACTCCTGAAAGCTGACCCTAGTCTGTGGTGTGCGTCAGCCTGGAATGACAATGGTAGGGATGGCTACGTGGATCCTGGCAAGGCCAACCTGCTCTACCGGACAGACTTCTTTCCTGGTTTGGGGTGGATGCTCCTCAGGGAAGTGTGGGAGGAGCTGGAGCCAAAGTGGCCTGCTTCATTCTGGGACGACTGGATGCGTCAGCCAGAGCAGCGCCGCAACCGTGCCTGTATCCGCCCAGAGATCTCACGCACTTTAACCTTCGGCAGGCAAGGTGTGAGTCTGGGTCAGTTTTTTGACAAGTACCTGCGCTACATTAAACTGAATACAGAATTTGTGCCTTTCACCAAATTAGACCTGAGTTACTTGAAAGAGGAGACATACAGAAAAGATTTTGACAAGGAAGTTTACAGTGCTCCTGTGGTTACATATGAAGATATAAATAAGGGGAAACTTAAAGGACCTGGGCCCTTCCGCCTTCAGTACTCAAATAAGGAGAGTTTTAAAGTACTTGCCAGGAACCTGGGAATCATGGATGACTTGAAGTCTGGAGTCCCGAGGACAGGGTACCGAGGGGTTGTCAGTTTCCTTTCAAGAGGAAGGAGAATCTACTTAGCCCCTCCTCCAGGGTGGAGCCAGTATGATCCCACCTGGAGCTGA
- the rnf183 gene encoding E3 ubiquitin-protein ligase RNF183, whose product MSDDRERPRPEGSWNQSHETKLAPNVKPKLSQKEGNSKGDYWNKERPAKVWRSRSTDSERGGRGRRIERERQQGQRRKRGRSEEARRRDGRDGESSWRKKTPPEDDVEDTECAVCFCSYDNIFKTPKLLACGHTFCLECLARINVTSPELKMLCCPVCREVTELPHGQDLPRLGNNEDIISKLPPDMQRALSIRFKRSKGKLLLKSPPLNSPTKPNVVNLPMKTPDVQMPAGGDHHLSEIEQGIVQNTVVDVGRPPNRVRGRLRRLFRLDQCYYAVVASIITIAVALFLVAILAFVIVPNFIYRRPIGSFNQTSPGPSGAGGGINPGRP is encoded by the coding sequence ATGAGTGATGACAGGGAGAGACCGAGGCCTGAGGGGAGCTGGAACCAGAGCCACGAGACCAAACTGGCACCCAATGTCAAACCCAAACTCAGCCAAAAAGAGGGGAACAGCAAGGGGGACTACTGGAATAAGGAGAGGCCTGCAAAAGTGTGGAGATCAAGGAGCACCGATTCAGAGAGGGggggaagagggaggaggatAGAACGAGAAAGGCAAcaggggcagaggaggaagcgTGGCAGGAGTGAGGAGGCCAGAAGACGAGAcgggagagatggagagagtaGCTGGAGGAAGAAGACGCCCCCTGAAGATGATGTAGAGGACACTGAGTGTGCTGTGTGCTTCTGCTCCTATGATAACATCTTCAAGACCCCAAAGCTGCTGGCATGTGGGCACACCTTCTGTCTGGAGTGTCTTGCTCGCATTAATGTGACCTCTCCGGAGCTCAAGATGCTATGCTGCCCTGTCTGTCGGGAGGTGACCGAGCTCCCCCACGGCCAGGACCTTCCCCGCCTGGGCAACAACGAGGACATCATAAGCAAACTCCCACCAGACATGCAGAGAGCTCTGTCCATCCGCTTCAAGCGCAGCAAGGGGAAGCTGCTCCTGAAGAGCCCCCCTCTCAACAGCCCGACTAAGCCTAATGTTGTCAACCTGCCCATGAAGACTCCGGATGTCCAGATGCCAGCAGGTGGTGACCACCACTTGAGTGAAATAGAGCAGGGAATAGTCCAAAACACTGTGGTGGACGTAGGCAGGCCTCCAAACAGAGTGAGGGGTCGCCTGCGCAGGTTGTTTCGTTTGGACCAGTGCTACTACGCTGTAGTGGCCTCCATCATCACCATCGCTGTGGCGCTCTTCCTGGTGGCAATTCTGGCCTTTGTGATTGTACCAAACTTCATTTACCGGAGGCCTATTGGTTCATTTAACCAAACGTCACCTGGTCCCTCGGGGGCAGGTGGTGGAATAAACCCAGGGAGACCCTGA
- the LOC113136175 gene encoding uncharacterized protein LOC113136175, translated as MASTPSASALSAVLRCRGNIWPRSPPTKRPSASVCSRGLAGGALRENQNQTSACEAFLQRERVVYGGRITVSREPSSVHRKTPKEKDLRKMNRFNYLKPPAHEHSAASGFQNALVRQLARSLTFNLSGIDKCSKIIQTIKYETHRAPSGPPAGIMKVCISFPCPMENEHLQSLVSTLKSTCSSLTALLSEMMLLWRFNSPGDELDALQRNGQSGTSADLTASKDNSGRGQRITEDRPD; from the exons ATGGCTTCCACTCCTTCCGCGTCTGCTTTGTCCGCTGTTCTCCGATGTCGGGGAAATATCTGGCCCAGAAGTCCGCCGACCAAGCGGCCTTCCGCCTCGGTGTGCAGCCGCGGACTGGCCGGTGGGGCCCTACGCGAAAACCAAAACCAGACGTCAGCTTGTGAGGCTTTTCTCCAAAGAGAGCGTGTTGTGTATGGTGGGAGAATAACTGTGTCGCGTGAGCCGTCCTCGGTGCATAGAAAAACACCGAAAGAAAAAGATTTAAGGAAAATGAACAGATTTAATTATTTGAAACCCCCAGCGCACGAGCACTCAGCTGCGTCTGGCTTCCAAAACGCGCTGGTGCGTCAGCTGGCGCGCAGCCTGACATTTAACCTATCTGGAATTGATAAGTGCTCTAAAATAATCCAAACCATTAAATACGAAACACACCGTGCACCCAGTGGACCTCCAGCTGGTATTATGAAAGTGTGCATATCGTTCCCGTGTCCGATGGAAAACGAACATTTGCAGTCTCTCGTGTCGACACTAAAGAGCACCTGCTCATCTTTGACTGCTCTGCTGTCAGAGATGATGTTATTGTGGAGGTTTAACAGCCCTGGTGATGAACTGGATGCCCTGCAG agaaaTGGACAAAGTGGCACTTCCGCTGACTTGACCGCCTCCAAAGACAACTCTGGCCGTGGACAAAGGATCACAGAGGACAGACCTGATTGA
- the dhx16 gene encoding pre-mRNA-splicing factor ATP-dependent RNA helicase DHX16 isoform X1, giving the protein MASLEQWVNDRLHDILGLSDRYVSQFMIGTARKASSPQDFVTRLEQTGTIDIDQSVIAFAQELFDKVPRKQVVEKPSRAMERQAIEMERKNRTYTLLEDSDSDGEVVKEKQKKKSKDKDRGNKRKHIRQKKESESSSEDEVPKRGNLSQSLKKEEEEEEWEKEERERLQDIEERDAFAERVRQKDKDKTRNIAERTDKKAYEEAQKRLKMAEDDQKNMLPELRKRSRWDYLKKREAEKLEDLEEEIKDDEYLFTTDELTDREKKELEYKRTLRDLAKDYKQAGAKEQEERKNRYYMPEEKRSKEVPQKDLELEETPMELGGEQGRWEEERLKTASLSFGAKKEREQGMKQEQEKYQLILEEDEMIDFVSSAITMKGTLSEKEKEAPALSQAELKKQSMQEVRRSLPIFPYREDLLAAIHEHQILVIEGETGSGKTTQIPQYLLEDGYTKGGMKIGCTQPRRVAAMSVAARVAQEMSVKLGNEVGYSIRFEDCTSERTVLKYMTDGMLLREFLTEPDLASYSVVIIDEAHERTLHTDILFGLIKDIARFRPDLKVLVASATLDTERFSCFFDEAPVFRIPGRRFPVDIYYTKAPEADYLEACVVSVLQIHITQSPGDILVFLTGQEEIEACCEMLQERCRRLGSKIAELVVLPIYANLPSDMQAKIFSPTPPGARKVVVATNIAETSLTIDGIIYVIDPGFCKQKSYNARTGMESLIVTPCSRASANQRAGRAGRVAAGKCFRLYTAWAFKHEMEETTVPEIQRTNLGNVVLLLKSLGINDLIHFDFMDPPPHETLVLALEQLYALGALNHLGELTKLGRRMAELPVDPMLSKMILASEQYKCSEEVLTIAAMLSVNNSIFYRPKDKVVHADNARMNFVVPGGDHLVLLNVYTQWLESGYSTQWCYENFIQFRSMRRARDVRDQLEGLMDRIEVEVVSSQGDSVPIRKAVTAGYFYHTARLSKGGYKTVKHQQTVYIHPNSSLFEEQPRWLIYHELVFTTKEFMRQVIEIESGWLLEVAPHYYKSKELEDSSNKKMPRKQGKTKEELG; this is encoded by the exons ATGGCCAGTCTAGAGCAGTGGGTGAATGACCGTCTCCATGATATCCTTGGGTTGAGTGACAGATATGTGTCTCAATTCATGATTGGCACTGCACGGAAAGCATCGAGTCCTCAGGACTTTGTGACTCGTCTGGAGCAGACGGGCACCATTGACATTGACCAGAGTGTGATTGCCTTTGCTCAGGAGCTGTTTGACAAG GTTCCTCGCAAGCAGGTTGTTGAAAAACCATCCCGGGCAATGGAACGACAAGCCATTGAAATGGAGAGGAAGAATCGGACATACACGTTACTGGAGGACAGCGACAGTGATGGGGAGGTTgtgaaggagaaacagaaaaagaaaagcaaagataaGGACAGAGGAAACAAGAGGAAGCACAtcagacagaagaaagagagtGAGTCATCTAGTGAGGATGAAGTACCTAAGAG GGGTAATCTCAGCCAGTCTCtcaagaaagaagaagaagaggaagagtgggaaaaggaagagagagagcgatTGCAGGACATTGAAGAGAGAGATGCATTTGCAGAGCGAGTGAGGCAGaaggacaaagacaaaacacgCAACATTGCAGAGAGGACTGACAAAAAG GCTTACGAGGAAGCTCAAAAGaggctgaaaatggctgaagaTGATCAGAAGAATATG TTGCCGGAGTTGAGGAAACGCTCTCGATGGGATTATCTAAagaagagagaagcagagaagtTGGAGGACCTGGAGGAAGAGATTAAAGACGATGAGTACCTTTTCACTACAGACGAACTGACTGATAGGGAGAAGAAGGAGCTGGAATACAAACGCACCCTTCGGGACCTGGCTAAAGATTACAAACAGGCTGGTGCCAAGgaacaggaggagaggaagaaccGATACTATATGCCggaagagaagagaagcaaG GAGGTGCCCCAAAAGGACCTGGAGCTTGAGGAAACTCCCATGGAACTTGGAGGAGAGCAAGGCCgatgggaggaggagaggctgAAGACGGCCTCCCTCAGCTTTGGGGCCAAGAAGGAGCGAGAGCAAGGGATGaagcaggagcaggagaagtACCAGCTAATCCTGGAGGAGGATGAGATGATTGATTTTGTCAGCAGTGCTATAACAATGAAGGGAACTCTGTCAGAAAAG GAAAAGGAGGCTCCAGCTCTGTCACAGGCAGAGCTAAAGAAACAATCAATGCAGGAGGTCCGACGCAGCCTGCCCATCTTCCCCTACAGAGAGGACCTGCTAGCTGCCATCCATGAGCACCAGATACTGGTCATTGAAGGAGAGACAGGCTCTGGAAAGACCACCCAGATCCCACAGTACCTGCTGGAAGAT GGCTACACCAAAGGAGGCATGAAGATTGGATGTACACAGCCTCGCAGAGTGGCAGCCATGTCAGTGGCAGCCAGGGTAGCTCAAGAAATGAGTGTCAAACTTGGTAATGAG GTGGGTTACAGTATACGTTTTGAGGACTGCACTTCAGAGAGAACCGTGCTCAAGTACATGACAGACGGCATGTTGCTTCGAGAGTTTCTCACTGAGCCGGACCTGGCCAGCTACAG TGTGGTCATCATAGATGAGGCCCATGAGCGAACTCTGCACACAGACATCCTGTTTGGTCTGATTAAGGACATCGCCAGATTCAGACCAGACCTGAAGGTGCTGGTGGCCAGTGCCACTCTGGACACAGAACgtttttcctgcttctttgACGAGGCGCCTGTCTTCCGGATCCCGGGCAGGAGGTTTCCTGTTGATATCTATTATACCAAA GCTCCCGAGGCAGACTACCTGGAGGCATGTGTGGTGTCAGTCCTCCAGATCCACATCACCCAGTCACCAGGAGACATTTTGGTTTTCCTCACTGGTCAG GAGGAGATCGAAGCGTGTTGTGAGATGCTCCAGGAGAGATGCAGACGGCTTGGATCTAAAATCGCAGAGCTGGTGGTCCTTCCCATCTATGCCAACCTGCCTTCTGACATGCAGGCAAAAATCTTCAGCCCTACTCCTCCTGGGGCCCGTAAG GTGGTGGTGGCTACCAATATAGCAGAGACCTCACTGACCATAGATGGCATCATCTACGTCATTGACCCAGGCTTCTGCAAACAGAAGAGTTACAATGCCCGCACTGGCATGGAGTCACTCATTGTCACGCCCTGCTCACGG GCTTCAGCCAACCAGAGAGCAGGCCGTGCAGGTAGAGTGGCTGCTGGGAAATGTTTCAGGCTTTACACAGCCTGGGCCTTTAAACATGAGATGGAGGAAACAACTGTGCCTGAGATTCAGAGAACCAACTTGGGAAATGTAGTCCTGCTGCTAAAGAGTCTAG GCATCAACGACCTTATTCACTTTGACTTCATGGACCCACCTCCTCATGAGACTTTGGTCTTGGCGCTGGAGCAGCTCTATGCCCTGGGAGCACTCAACCACCTGGGAGAGCTCACTAAG CTGGGTCGCAGGATGGCTGAGCTACCAGTGGACCCTATGCTGAGCAAGATGATCCTGGCCTCAGAGCA GTACAAGTGTTCAGAGGAAGTGTTGACAATAGCAGCCATGTTGTCAGTGAATAATTCTATTTTCTACCGGCCCAAAGACAAGGTGGTGCACGCTGACAATGCAAGGATGAACTTTGTGGTGCCAGGTGGAGACCACCTGGTGCTGCTCAACGTTTACACACAG TGGTTGGAGAGTGGTTACTCCACACAATGGTGCTATGAGAATTTCATCCAGTTCCGGTCCATGAGAAGAGCCCGGGACGTCAGGGACCAGCTGGAGGGTCTTATGGATCGCATTGAGGTGGAGGTGGTCAGCTCCCAGGGAGATAGTGTCCCCATTCGCAAG GCTGTGACTGCAGGGTATTTCTACCACACAGCACGACTGAGCAAAGGAGGCTACAAGACTGTGAAACACCAGCAGACAGTCTACATCCACCCCAACAGCTCTCTGTTTGAGGAGCAGCCCCGCTGGCTTATCTACCATGAGTTGGTCTTCACCACCAAGGAGTTCATGAGACAG GTCATTGAGATAGAGAGCGGCTGGCTGCTTGAAGTGGCTCCTCATTACTACAAGAGCAAAGAGCTAGaggacagcagcaacaagaaaatGCCTCGCAAGCAGggcaaaacaaaagaggagctgGGCTGA